TACGGGCCTGATTATCTTCCTGTATTTAAAAACGAAAATCTCCAAGCCGTGGGCCGCCTTCGGCGCGTTGTTTTATCTTACCGTCCCGGCCGTCCTGAAGCTCCAGACCATAGCCTATGTGGACCTTGGGCTGGCCTTTTTCGTCTGCGCTTGCGTGCTCGCCCTATTCAAATGGATGGAGCAAGGGTACGGCGTGAATGGTTGGCTTATCCTGGCGGGCGTGTGCATGGGCCTTGCCGTGGGAACCAAACCCAACGGCATACTGGCCTGGGGCCTGATGTGCCTGCTGGTCGTGTATTTTGCAGCAAGGGACGCCGAGCAGGCCCAGTGGAAGGCCGTCTGGTGGGGCGGGCTTTTTTTCCTGTGTGCTCTTATTGTGGTAAGCCCTTGGTATATTAAGAATTACATCCAGGTCGGCAATCCTTTGTATCCGCTGTTTTCTCCCGGAGGATCGGCGTATCCCCTGTTTGCAAACGACAAGGCCGGGGAGGACATCAGCATTTTCCTGCTCAGGAAACAGCTTTTCGGGGAAGGGTTGCTGGAATACCTATTGATACCCATTCGTATGTTTTTCAGCGGCCAGGATGACACGCCCCAATTTTTTGACGGAGTGCTGAATCCCTTGCTCCTGTTAGCAGCGCCTTTTGCTTTTGGATGGAAAAAACATAGGAAGCAAGTCGCGTTCATGGGGCTTTTTTGCCTTTTGTACATTATTATGGCCTTTTTAAAAACCGCGCCGAGAATTCGCTATATAATCTGCACCATCCCTTTTTTGGCCGTCATGACCGCCATGGGCCTGGCCTATCTCCAAAACGCCTTATCCGAACACTTTAACGGAAAATCCGCCCAAGCGCTTGTCTGGCTGCCCGTGCTGGTTGCAGTTTTAGGTTTGGGCGTCAACGCCCGGTATCTGACCGCCTATTTCGCCAAGGCCGACCCAATGCCCTACGTGACGGGCCGGGAGTCCAGGGCTGATTTTTTGGAAAAGCGCGTCAGGGAGTACAAGGCGGTGGAATTCATCAATGATTCCCTGCCTCAAGACGCCGTTGTGATGCTTGTATTTATGGGCCGGCGCGGATACTACCTGGACAGGCAGTATTTTCATAAAAACATGGGCGGGGTTCGGGAGATTGACCTGGCCATCCAGGACATGATGGAGGGAAAATCCTCCTCGGGCAGGCTGCACTCCTACGGGGCGACCCATCTGCTCGTCCAAACCAATCTTTTCATTAATCATATAGTTAATGAGTTTGGAGAAGCCCGGGGCAAAGAAATCCTCGGCCAGTTTCTGGCGCAGAATCCCGTCCTTTTTCAAAATAAGGAATACGCCGTGTTGCAAGTGGGGGCTGTTTCCTGAATGCGATCAGGGAAAAAACTGGATATCGGTCAAGTCCGGCTTTACGAATCCCGGCCCGCGAAATCTCGCTAAAACAGGCTGGTTGTGCTCGTTATCCCGCAGGAATAAAATCGCCGTTGAATCCGCATGGATGATTTTCCAGCCTTTGTTAAGCGCCGCAAGTTTTTGAAAAAATTTGGTGTTTGGCGTTAAAAGGACGTCGCCTTTGTACTTGGCCAGCCGGCCCCATTCTTGCCAGGGAAGGGCAAAAGCCAGCATATGATCCTGAATAACCTGCTCCGGGTAGCAGGTCCGGAACCTGCCGTCTATGGAAACCAGCATATTCGGATACAAGTGCCACATGGCGAATTCGCCCCAGTCAAAGGGTAAAATCAGCCCGCCTGTTAAGTTATTGGCCTTCATGTATCTGACCGCGTGAACCGGGTAAAAATCCTGATCTACAACGATCCGCAGGTTTGTGGTCTTGTACAGGTCCACGGTCTTGTAGCATTGGACGGCGCCCGCGGCGAAAAAGGCCGCGGCGATGACGCCGATGGTCGGAAGGGTCATGACGGTTTCAGGATGCTTCTTTTTAAATCCAGCGACCGCTTCGCCGATCCTGTCCACAAGCCACGGGGCGACAGTAATGGCGAAAAAGGGCAAGTGCCTTACATGCTTCAGGGAGGCGTATATGGTGAAAAAAACGACCACCGCCTCCCATTTGCGGATTTTTTCCGGCTTCAGGCATACGGCGGCAAAAAACATGACCATAAGCAGTTTTGCCTGCCAATGGGAAAAATCCATCAACGGCAGGGGCTCCCATTCACTGATGGCCCGGGGGACGGAAAGCGTCTGGGAAAAAAACAAAAGCAGTTTGTATCCGTAGGGATTTACAAGGGGCGCGGCAAAGGTGAGGAGGGTCCAAAACCAAAGACTTTTTAACGAAAACTCTTTTTTGCCTGAAACCCATTGCATCAGGGTCGCCCAGCCCGCGGCCAGTCCCAGGACCACCACGCCCATCAAAAAGCCCCCGTGCAACTGCACCCAAATCACTGTGGAAATCGGCAGTAAAAACAGGAGGTTTTTTCCGCCTGAAAAAAATTCCCTCAAAACAACGATAAAAACGGTGTAAAAGAAAAATGAAAACACTTGGGGCCGCACGTTAAACCCGGGAGCGGCTGCGAAGGCGGCCAGGGAAACCACCAGAGCCGCCGCAATAATCGGCTGGTCACGGCAAGTTTTGATGAGCATAAAAACAATGCAGAGGCCGATCAGCAGCTTGCCCAGCAACAGGCCTGCATCGCCGAAATTGGCGTAGGCGACCCAAAAAACCAATTCGGTCAGCCATTCGTGATTAATCCAAATATGTCCGAAAGCCGTCAGGGAAAAAGGATCCGTCGCGTGCAGGCTGCCGTTCTCCACCAGAGCCTGGCCGAATCTCAAATGCCCCCAAAGGTCCGGATCAGCCATAAT
The sequence above is drawn from the Desulfatibacillum aliphaticivorans DSM 15576 genome and encodes:
- a CDS encoding ArnT family glycosyltransferase; this translates as MTKNRAAFIFLGLGFILYLAPVLLLCATPPYTRDALVHHMAVPKIWLNSGGICEIPWADFSYHPMNLQILYYLSLVFKSDIAPKFVHLSFALATGLIIFLYLKTKISKPWAAFGALFYLTVPAVLKLQTIAYVDLGLAFFVCACVLALFKWMEQGYGVNGWLILAGVCMGLAVGTKPNGILAWGLMCLLVVYFAARDAEQAQWKAVWWGGLFFLCALIVVSPWYIKNYIQVGNPLYPLFSPGGSAYPLFANDKAGEDISIFLLRKQLFGEGLLEYLLIPIRMFFSGQDDTPQFFDGVLNPLLLLAAPFAFGWKKHRKQVAFMGLFCLLYIIMAFLKTAPRIRYIICTIPFLAVMTAMGLAYLQNALSEHFNGKSAQALVWLPVLVAVLGLGVNARYLTAYFAKADPMPYVTGRESRADFLEKRVREYKAVEFINDSLPQDAVVMLVFMGRRGYYLDRQYFHKNMGGVREIDLAIQDMMEGKSSSGRLHSYGATHLLVQTNLFINHIVNEFGEARGKEILGQFLAQNPVLFQNKEYAVLQVGAVS